The genome window GTGGGCTGCTGGTGTGGGGGCCTTCTTCGCCGTAGCGGCAGGAGCTGTCGAGTTCTTGTTTGGTGTAGGTGACCGGTTCGTCGTCGGGTGGGCCACCTCCCGGACGGGGTGTTGGTTTCGCTGGTGATCTCGTGCCAGCGCTTGACGTCGCGGGCCAGGGCCCACAGGTAGGAGGTGCGGTGGGGGTCGTGCCGGTTGCGGGGGCGTACGGGCAGGTGTTCGCCGTCGGCGCTGGTGACGTTGAGTTCGTCGAGCGGGGTGGCGTGTTCCTGTGGGATGCGCGGGGCGGGCAGGGACCAGCCGCTGTGCCACTTTCCGCATGCTCTGCCGTTTTCGGGACATGAGCGTTGGCTGGTGGGGGTGCATTTTCAGATCTGCAGGTGGCGGACGCCGCCGCGGATGATCTGGGCGAGGGGGGAGATGATGCGCTGCCAGGGCACGTCGTCGACGCGGGTCCTGGGGGCGCGGTCTATGAGGGCAGAGGTGGCGTCTGGGGTCACCCGCAGAGGTGCGATGTTGCGCTCGCGGGCTTTGGCGGATCGCCGGCGCACGGTACTGGCGGTGATGGGGGAGTGCTGGGCTTCCCATCCCACGCGTGCGCCGGCGCTGGTCACCAGCACGTCGGTGATCACCCGTCCGTCCTCGGATCGCGTTTCGGTCTGCACGTCCAGTCCGCGCCGCTGAAGCCGGTTGTGCAGCTGCTCGAAGGCCAGTCGTCCCGCGGTGTGCCATACGAAGCGTCCCATCGACCGACCGAGTCCGCGACGAGGGCTGAAGGCTCTGGCCAATGCCAGGGGCCCGGGCTGGCCGCCCGGCCGCCGCCGCGACCGGTCCGTACGGGCTCGCCCGCGCCCGGCCGGCCCCGCACCGGACGGTAACCACGCCGGGACTGACGAATAGTCAGTTCGCCTGGGGGCGGAGGGACTCAGAGCCAGCCGCGGCGAGCGGCTTGCCAGGCGAGCTGCATCCGCGTGTCGGCGCCGGCGAGGGTCATCATGTGCTGGATGTGGCGTTGCACGGTGCGCCTGCTCAGCCCCATCTGACTCGCGATGGCCTTGTCGGCGACACCCGCCACGAGCAGCGAGAGCAGCCGGCGGTCGGTCTCGGTCAGCGGGTCGGCGTCGACGACCCCGTCGCTGCCCTCCACCCCTCCGGACGCGCTGACGTTCAGCGGGACCGCGGTCTCCCAGTAGCGCTCGAAGAGTGAGATGAGCGCCTCCAGCAGGCTGCTGCCTCGCACCAGCGCGGCCGTCGCCACATGGGGACTGCCCTGGGGCCCACCGGGGACCAGCGGGCAGATGGCGATGGCGCGGTCGGCCACGGCCAGGCGCAGCGGCAGGTGCGGGACCGAGCGGGCCACCTCACCGGCGCGCACACCTTCCACGACGTTGTCGACGGCGCCCTCGTCGTCGAAGAAGGCCTGCTCGTACAGGACGCGGTAGCGCACCCCGCGGGCGAGGGCGTCGTACTCGGCGCGGTTGCTGCCCGAGGGCATCGCCACGTACTGCGCCTTGCAGAACCAGAGCATCTCGTGGCGCGCGTTGTCCTGCATCTGCCGCAGGTGCTGGCGCAGCGCCTCCGCTCCGGTGATGACCTCGATGAGCTGGCCGGGGTCGTGCCTGCGGCGCGTACTGCGGTAGCTGTCGAGGAGGTCGGTGACGGCGGTACGGGCCTTGTCGAGCGCGTCGGCGTTGCGCTGCAACCGCGGCAGCAGCGCCACGTCGGGCGGTACGGCCGCGTAGTGCAGCGGATCGCGGTCGGTGGTGCTGGCGAGGCCCTTGCCGCGCAGGGCTGCGAGGACGGCCTCGACGGAGTCGCGCGGGAGCCCGGTTTGGTCGGCGACCTCCTGGGCCGACGCGGTCGCGGTCCCGACCAGGAGCCGGTAGACCGTCTCCTCGATCGCCGTGAGACCTGCCGGCTCCAGCATGCCGTGCCCCTCCCTCGCCGCGGCCGGCCCCGAGAAGCGGAACGGCCCGTTGAAGTTTGCACTGCGGGCCACGACCGGGCAAGCAAACGGCGGGTGCCAGGATTTCCGCCCGGGCCCCGCCGTCGTTCAGCCGTTCCGCGGGGCCGCCGTCACTGCCCCGAGGAGGGGCCGCGGTGCAGGTAGGCGCGGTCGACCGTCTGCCGCACGGTGTTGCCCGCGGCGTCCACCGCGGTTACCCGCAGGCTGACGTACGCGTCCCCGCGCACCCCCGACGGCCGTTCGACCGCGGCGGTGAACCGCGTGCCGCCGTGCCGCGCGGTGCGGGCGGTGTGCGCGGTGTGCCAGGTACGGCCGTCGTCGTACGACGCCTCGACCTTGAGCGTGACCCCGCGCGGGGCGGCCAGGCCGTCCGGCATCCGTACGTTCAGACCCAGCGTGTGCGACCGGCGCGGACCCACCGCGTTGCGGAGGTCCACCGGCGCGCTGTAGTCGACCTGGAG of Streptomyces cynarae contains these proteins:
- a CDS encoding competence protein CoiA family protein; amino-acid sequence: MGRFVWHTAGRLAFEQLHNRLQRRGLDVQTETRSEDGRVITDVLVTSAGARVGWEAQHSPITASTVRRRSAKARERNIAPLRVTPDATSALIDRAPRTRVDDVPWQRIISPLAQIIRGGVRHLQI
- a CDS encoding helix-turn-helix transcriptional regulator — translated: MLEPAGLTAIEETVYRLLVGTATASAQEVADQTGLPRDSVEAVLAALRGKGLASTTDRDPLHYAAVPPDVALLPRLQRNADALDKARTAVTDLLDSYRSTRRRHDPGQLIEVITGAEALRQHLRQMQDNARHEMLWFCKAQYVAMPSGSNRAEYDALARGVRYRVLYEQAFFDDEGAVDNVVEGVRAGEVARSVPHLPLRLAVADRAIAICPLVPGGPQGSPHVATAALVRGSSLLEALISLFERYWETAVPLNVSASGGVEGSDGVVDADPLTETDRRLLSLLVAGVADKAIASQMGLSRRTVQRHIQHMMTLAGADTRMQLAWQAARRGWL